AGCTGCTTGATGACGCTGACCATCTCGATTGCCGACATGGCTGCTTCCGCGCCCTTGTTGCCGGCCTTGGTGCCGGAGCGTTCGATCGCCTGCTCGATGCTGTCGACGGTCAGCACGCCGAAGGCGACCGGAATACCGAACTCCAGCGACACGGCGCCGGTTCCCTTGACACATTCGCCCGCGACGTACTCGAAATGCGGCGTGCCCCCGCGAATGACCGCACCAAGCGTGATGATCGCATCGAACTGCGCGAGCTCGGCAACCTTCTTGACCATCAGCGGAATTTCGAAGGCGCCGGGGACCCGGACGATGGTGATGTCGGCTTCCTTGATGCCATGGCGCTTGAGGGTGTCGACAGCGCCGGCCACCAGGCTTTCCACCACAAAGCTGTTGAAACGGCCGACGATCAATGCGTAGCGGCCCTGGGCAGCGATGAAATCGCCTTCGATGGTACGGATAGCAGTCATGTTCACTCTCTCGTAAAGAACCGGCTGGACGCCTGGTCCAGCCGTGAATCGGGTACGTTTATTCGCAGGGGACGTATTCTACTACTTCCAGATCGAACCCGGATATGGCGTTGAACTTCATCGGCGCCGACATCAGGCGCATCTTGCGCACACCCAGGTCACGCAAGATCTGCGAACCGGCACCCACTGTATTGTAGGTCGCCGGGCGACGCACGGGCGGCTCCTCGCCGGCCAGCTGCTTGACGTGATGCAGCAGCTCGTCGCCTTCCATGTGTCCGCCGAGCAGCAGGACCACGCCGTGGCCTTCCTCGCTCAACCGTGCCATTGCAGCATGCAGCGTCCAGCGGCCCTCCTGGCGGACCATGAACAGGTCGCGCAACGGATCGGTATTGTGTACCCGAACCAGCGTGGGCTCTTCGGGCTGGATTTCGCCCAGCGTCAGCGCCATGTGCACGGTGCTGTCGAGCGTGTCGCGAAAGGTGACCAGATTGAAGCTGCCCAGCTCGGTATCGAGCGGCTGCTCGGACACGCGTTGCACGGTACGCTCGTTGAGCAGTCGGTAATGGATCATGTCGGCGATCGTGCCGATCTTCAGCCCGTGCTGCTCGGCGAAGGCTTCCAGCTCGGGACGACGCGACATGCTGCCGTCATCATTCATGATTTCACAGATGACGCCGGACTCGCCGAAGCCGGCCATGCGCGCCAGATCACACGCCGCTTCGGTATGCCCGGCGCGCGCCAGCACACCACCGGGCTGGGCCATCAACGGGAAAATGTGGCCCGGGCTGACGATATCCTCGGCCACAGCGTTGTGCGCAGCGGCAGCCTGCACGGTGCGGGCGCGGTCGGCAGCCGAGATGCCGGTGGTAACGCCTTCGGCAGCTTCAATGGAGACGGTGAACTTGGTGCCGAAGCCGGAACCGTTGCGCTGCACCATCAGAGGCAGACGCAGGCGCTCGCAACGTTCCAGGCTCATCGGCATGCAGATCAGGCCGCGACCGTGGCGCGCCATGAAGTTGATGTGCTCGGCGCGGCAGGCCTCGGCGGCCATGATCAGATCGCCCTCGTTCTCGCGGTCTTCGTCATCCATCAGGATGACCATCTTGCCGGCGTGGATGTCCTCGATCAGTTCTTCTACGGTATTGAGTTTCATCTGGCCCTCCCCGGGCACATGAATCAGGGCTTGAGGAAGCCATTCTCGGCGAGAAAGGCCAGATTGATACTGGATTTGCTGCCCGGATCGGCCGCCTTGTCACCCAGCAGCAGACGTTCCAGATACCGCGCGATGAGGTCGACTTCCAGGTTGACGGCGCGTCCGGTCTGATACTCGCCCATGATGGTTTCCTGCAGGGTATGCGGGACGATGTTCAGATCAAAGATTGCCCCGTCGACTGCATTCACCGTCAGACTCGTTCCATCCACGGTGATGGAACCCTTCTCGGCGATGTAGCGGGCCAGCGCAGCCGGCGCTTCGATACGGAAATGCCAGGAGCGCGCGTCTTCCTCCATCGAAACGACCGTGCCGACCCCGTCGACATGACCGCTGACCATATGCCCGCCCAGGCGTGACGAGGGCGTCAATGCCTTCTCCAGATTGACGCGGCTGCCGGCCTTCAGACCGGCCAACGCGCTGCGGCGCAAAGTTTCCTGGCTGACGTCGGCCCAGAACCCGTCTCCAGGTAACTCGACCGCGGTCAGGCAAACGCCGTTGACCGCGATGCTGTCACCCAGCTTCACATCGTTCAGGTCGAGCTTGCCGGTCTTCACGTACAGACGCACGTCGCCACCCTTGGGCTGCATGCTCTGAATCTGACCGACCGCTTCGATGATGCCCGTGAACATAGATTGCCTCTTCTCAGATGCGCGTCAGCCGACCAGCAGGCCGACGCCGTATACCGCTAGAAAGCCGAAGGCGAATGCCATCAGCAGCAGCCCGAAGCTGCGCAGGTATGTCATGAAGGTCAGGCCGGGCACCTTGCTCATCGCCACGATGCCCGCCGCGGAGCCGATTATAAGCAATGATCCGCCCACACCGACAGCATAAGTCAGGCCCATCCACTCGGCCGTGGTCATCTCCAGATCGGATTTGAGCAGCGCTGCAGTCAACGGTACGTTGTCGATCAGCGCCGACAGCAGTCCCATCAGGAAGTTAGCGCCCATCGGCGGCAACAGGTCGTAGAGCGCGGTGAGGCCCTGCAGCACCCCGATGAACTGCAGCATGCCGACCAGCAGCAACACACCAAGGAAGAACAGCAGGGTCTCGAATTCGATCGCGCGGATATATTCGAGGATCGGGTCGTTTTCGATGTCTTCGTTGAAAAAACGCGCGACCAGGAACATGACTGCCAGACCCGTGAGGAAGCTGAGCACCGGCGGGATGCTGAACAGCAGACTGCCGGCAATCGTGCCGAGGATGGTCAGCAGAAAGATTCCGGCGATGACCTTGTCGACGCCGCGTATCGGCTTGAGCGCGCTCTTCTGAATCATCACGTCGCCGCTCAGACCAACCGACAGCAGCGCGGCCAACAGCAAGACGGCCAGCAGAGCCGGGAAGGCCAGCAGCAGCAGATGGGTGATCTCCACCTTGTTCGCGAGGAAAATCATCAGTGTGGTGACGTCGCCGGTGATCATCGCCACCCCGCCGGAATTGACCGCGAACACCAC
Above is a window of Halopseudomonas nanhaiensis DNA encoding:
- a CDS encoding riboflavin synthase; the encoded protein is MFTGIIEAVGQIQSMQPKGGDVRLYVKTGKLDLNDVKLGDSIAVNGVCLTAVELPGDGFWADVSQETLRRSALAGLKAGSRVNLEKALTPSSRLGGHMVSGHVDGVGTVVSMEEDARSWHFRIEAPAALARYIAEKGSITVDGTSLTVNAVDGAIFDLNIVPHTLQETIMGEYQTGRAVNLEVDLIARYLERLLLGDKAADPGSKSSINLAFLAENGFLKP
- the nhaD gene encoding sodium:proton antiporter NhaD produces the protein MQSGVQVLLILMAIAAFLGVVFEEVIHVNKAKVVLFFGALAWMVLFIAAPDPAFRERVQAALNHNITDIASLWLFLLATMTFVAYLNKKGLIENIIYSILPANITERKLLFLTGLFCFVFSSIADNITATLVSIALVVSLNLELRKTLRFATLVVFAVNSGGVAMITGDVTTLMIFLANKVEITHLLLLAFPALLAVLLLAALLSVGLSGDVMIQKSALKPIRGVDKVIAGIFLLTILGTIAGSLLFSIPPVLSFLTGLAVMFLVARFFNEDIENDPILEYIRAIEFETLLFFLGVLLLVGMLQFIGVLQGLTALYDLLPPMGANFLMGLLSALIDNVPLTAALLKSDLEMTTAEWMGLTYAVGVGGSLLIIGSAAGIVAMSKVPGLTFMTYLRSFGLLLMAFAFGFLAVYGVGLLVG
- the ribBA gene encoding bifunctional 3,4-dihydroxy-2-butanone-4-phosphate synthase/GTP cyclohydrolase II, which translates into the protein MKLNTVEELIEDIHAGKMVILMDDEDRENEGDLIMAAEACRAEHINFMARHGRGLICMPMSLERCERLRLPLMVQRNGSGFGTKFTVSIEAAEGVTTGISAADRARTVQAAAAHNAVAEDIVSPGHIFPLMAQPGGVLARAGHTEAACDLARMAGFGESGVICEIMNDDGSMSRRPELEAFAEQHGLKIGTIADMIHYRLLNERTVQRVSEQPLDTELGSFNLVTFRDTLDSTVHMALTLGEIQPEEPTLVRVHNTDPLRDLFMVRQEGRWTLHAAMARLSEEGHGVVLLLGGHMEGDELLHHVKQLAGEEPPVRRPATYNTVGAGSQILRDLGVRKMRLMSAPMKFNAISGFDLEVVEYVPCE
- the ribE gene encoding 6,7-dimethyl-8-ribityllumazine synthase — translated: MTAIRTIEGDFIAAQGRYALIVGRFNSFVVESLVAGAVDTLKRHGIKEADITIVRVPGAFEIPLMVKKVAELAQFDAIITLGAVIRGGTPHFEYVAGECVKGTGAVSLEFGIPVAFGVLTVDSIEQAIERSGTKAGNKGAEAAMSAIEMVSVIKQLGA